The following proteins come from a genomic window of Nicotiana tomentosiformis chromosome 12, ASM39032v3, whole genome shotgun sequence:
- the LOC104097608 gene encoding uncharacterized protein isoform X2, whose amino-acid sequence MKQEISKLMISDDQRSHRQRSHSISPQRPPRLRGGGGFDGGTAMWKRGSTSFRHSSPLQRESSSKGERDNGNGGSSAAVKFTDRQYLNILQSMGQAVHIFDLNGHIIYWNRTAEKLYGYSAAEALGQDLIELLTDAQDHDIANNIVYRVLRGESWTGQFPVKNKRGDRFVVVATDTPFYDDDGTLLGVICVSSDMRPFQETGLASMGVTQLEADTRFRARTLASSKLGSDPQQPLQVSIASKISNLASKVSNKVKSKIKTGESIVLREGGSGDSHYSDHAFSEAALSVSDHREDANSSGASTPRGDVHPSPFGVFSDLSRDSGDEGEGKQGISKIITLKAEAWMARKSLSWPWKGNEQEASEARTTRFVWPWLNNDQDNELNRSNSYNALKPENQFIDTNRTTTNEATGSWSSSFNVNSTSSVSSFGSTSSNAVNKVDMDTDSLDYEILWEDLTIGEHIGEGSCGTVYHGLWYGSDVAVKVFSKQEYSDEVIYSFKQEVSLMKRLRHPNILLFMGAVTSPERLCIVTEFLPRGSLFRLLQRNSSKLEWRRRVHMALDIARGVNYLHHLNPPIVHRDLKSSNLLVDKNWTVKVGDFGLSRLKHETYLATKTGKGTPQWMAPEVLRNEPADEKSDVYSFGVILWELATEKIPWDSLNSMQVVGAVGFMNQRLDIPKNVNPQWASIIESCWHSEPQCRPSFQELVEKLKDLQRQYIIQAQTARNAGGDSSQKEQ is encoded by the exons ATGAAGCAGGAGATATCTAAGCTCATGATTTCTGATGATCAGAGATCACATAGACAAAGGTCCCACTCTATCTCCCCACAGCGGCCGCCTCGTCTTAGGGGTGGTGGTGGCTTTGATGGTGGTACTGCTATGTGGAAAAGGGGTTCAACCTCTTTCCGCCATTCGTCACCATTGCAAAGAGAGAGTAGTAGTAAAGGTGAGAGAGACAATGGTAATGGTGGAAGCTCTGCTGCAGTGAAATTTACTGATAGACAGTATTTGAATATATTACAGTCAATGGGACAAGCAGTGCATATATTTGATCTCAATGGTCATATAATTTACTG GAATCGAACCGCTGAAAAACTATATGGTTATTCTGCTGCAGAAGCTCTTGGACAAGATCTCATTGAGCTCCTAACAGATGCTCAGGATCACGATATTGCTAATAACATTGTATACCGAGTGCTAAGGGGCGAAAGTTGGACTGGACAGTTTCCAGTTAAGAATAAGAGAGGGGATAGATTCGTAGTCGTTGCTACCGATACCCCTTTTTATGATGATGATGGTACATTGCTCGGTGTTATTTGTGTATCGAGTGATATGCGGCCTTTTCAAGAAACAGGTCTTGCATCGATGGGAGTGACGCAGTTGGAAGCTGATACAAGATTTAGAGCCAGAACCCTTGCTTCTTCCAAACTTGGAAGTGATCCCCAGCAGCCTCTGCAAGTTTCAATCGCCTCCAAAATATCTAATTTG GCCTCAAAGGTGAGCAACAAGGTTAAGTCAAAAATAAAGACAGGAGAGAGCATCGTGCTTCGTGAAGGTGGAAGTGGAGATAGTCATTATTCTGACCATGCATTTTCTGAGGCTGCTCTCTCAGTCTCAGATCACAGGGAGGATGCAAACTCAAGTGGAGCAAGTACGCCTAGGGGAGATGTTCACCCTTCTCCTTTTGGAGTATTCTCTGATCTTTCAAGAGATTCTGGGGATGAGGGTGAGGGCAAACAAGGGATTTCTAAGATCATCACCTTGAAGGCAGAGGCGTGGATGGCGAGGAAGAGCTTATCATGGCCATGGAAAGGCAACGAGCAAGAAGCGTCAGAAGCAAGGACTACACGATTTGTATGGCCTTGGCTAAACAATGACCAAGACAATGAGTTGAATCGCAGTAACAGTTATAATGCATTGAAACCAGAGAATCAGTTTATTGATACTAACCGGACAACCACCAATGAAGCTACTGGATCCTGGTCGTCTTCATTTAATGTCAACAGCACAAGCAGCGTTAGTAGCTTTGGAAGCACCAGCAGTAATGCTGTCAATAAGGTGGACATGGATACTGACAGTCTGGACTACGAAATCTTGTGGGAGGACTTAACAATTGGAGAACATATTGGAGAAG GTTCTTGTGGAACTGTTTATCATGGGCTGTGGTATGGATCG GATGTCGCTGTTAAAGTATTTTCCAAGCAAGAATATTCTGATGAAGTGATATATTCTTTCAAACAGGAG GTTTCCCTTATGAAACGACTTCGACATCCAAATATTCTTCTTTTCATGGGTGCAGTAACTTCACCTGAACGCCTCTGCATTGTCACAGAGTTCCTGCCACG GGGAAGTTTGTTCAGGCTATTACAGAGGAATTCATCCAAATTAGAATGGAGACGACGGGTCCATATGGCTTTAGACATA GCTCGTGGTGTGAACTATCTTCATCATCTTAATCCTCCTATAGTTCATCGCGACTTGAAGTCTTCAAATCTTCTTGTGGACAAGAACTGGACTGTTAAG GTTGGGGACTTTGGTCTGTCACGTCTTAAACATGAAACATATCTAGCAACAAAGACGGGTAAAGGAACG CCTCAGTGGATGGCTCCAGAAGTTCTTCGCAATGAACCTGCAGATGAGAA GTCTGATGTATACAGTTTTGGAGTGATTCTATGGGAGCTTGCCACTGAAAAAATCCCTTGGGATAGCCTCAACTCAATGCAG GTGGTTGGAGCTGTAGGATTCATGAATCAGCGGTTAGATATCCCGAAGAATGTTAATCCACAATGGGCTTCTATAATTGAGAGCTGTTGGCATAG TGAGCCACAGTGCCGACCTTCATTTCAAGAACTAGTGGAGAAACTTAAGGATTTGCAGAGGCAGTATATTATTCAGGCGCAGACAGCACGTAACGCTGGAGGAGATAGCAGCCAGAAGGAACAGTAA
- the LOC104097608 gene encoding uncharacterized protein isoform X1 yields the protein MDSNNNTASAQGPTPPAEELLKKIKELEAGHAQMKQEISKLMISDDQRSHRQRSHSISPQRPPRLRGGGGFDGGTAMWKRGSTSFRHSSPLQRESSSKGERDNGNGGSSAAVKFTDRQYLNILQSMGQAVHIFDLNGHIIYWNRTAEKLYGYSAAEALGQDLIELLTDAQDHDIANNIVYRVLRGESWTGQFPVKNKRGDRFVVVATDTPFYDDDGTLLGVICVSSDMRPFQETGLASMGVTQLEADTRFRARTLASSKLGSDPQQPLQVSIASKISNLASKVSNKVKSKIKTGESIVLREGGSGDSHYSDHAFSEAALSVSDHREDANSSGASTPRGDVHPSPFGVFSDLSRDSGDEGEGKQGISKIITLKAEAWMARKSLSWPWKGNEQEASEARTTRFVWPWLNNDQDNELNRSNSYNALKPENQFIDTNRTTTNEATGSWSSSFNVNSTSSVSSFGSTSSNAVNKVDMDTDSLDYEILWEDLTIGEHIGEGSCGTVYHGLWYGSDVAVKVFSKQEYSDEVIYSFKQEVSLMKRLRHPNILLFMGAVTSPERLCIVTEFLPRGSLFRLLQRNSSKLEWRRRVHMALDIARGVNYLHHLNPPIVHRDLKSSNLLVDKNWTVKVGDFGLSRLKHETYLATKTGKGTPQWMAPEVLRNEPADEKSDVYSFGVILWELATEKIPWDSLNSMQVVGAVGFMNQRLDIPKNVNPQWASIIESCWHSEPQCRPSFQELVEKLKDLQRQYIIQAQTARNAGGDSSQKEQ from the exons ATGGATAGTAATAATAATACAGCATCAGCTCAAGGACCAACACCACCAGCTGAGGAGCTGTTAAAGAAGATTAAAGAACTGGAGGCAGGTCATGCCCAGATGAAGCAGGAGATATCTAAGCTCATGATTTCTGATGATCAGAGATCACATAGACAAAGGTCCCACTCTATCTCCCCACAGCGGCCGCCTCGTCTTAGGGGTGGTGGTGGCTTTGATGGTGGTACTGCTATGTGGAAAAGGGGTTCAACCTCTTTCCGCCATTCGTCACCATTGCAAAGAGAGAGTAGTAGTAAAGGTGAGAGAGACAATGGTAATGGTGGAAGCTCTGCTGCAGTGAAATTTACTGATAGACAGTATTTGAATATATTACAGTCAATGGGACAAGCAGTGCATATATTTGATCTCAATGGTCATATAATTTACTG GAATCGAACCGCTGAAAAACTATATGGTTATTCTGCTGCAGAAGCTCTTGGACAAGATCTCATTGAGCTCCTAACAGATGCTCAGGATCACGATATTGCTAATAACATTGTATACCGAGTGCTAAGGGGCGAAAGTTGGACTGGACAGTTTCCAGTTAAGAATAAGAGAGGGGATAGATTCGTAGTCGTTGCTACCGATACCCCTTTTTATGATGATGATGGTACATTGCTCGGTGTTATTTGTGTATCGAGTGATATGCGGCCTTTTCAAGAAACAGGTCTTGCATCGATGGGAGTGACGCAGTTGGAAGCTGATACAAGATTTAGAGCCAGAACCCTTGCTTCTTCCAAACTTGGAAGTGATCCCCAGCAGCCTCTGCAAGTTTCAATCGCCTCCAAAATATCTAATTTG GCCTCAAAGGTGAGCAACAAGGTTAAGTCAAAAATAAAGACAGGAGAGAGCATCGTGCTTCGTGAAGGTGGAAGTGGAGATAGTCATTATTCTGACCATGCATTTTCTGAGGCTGCTCTCTCAGTCTCAGATCACAGGGAGGATGCAAACTCAAGTGGAGCAAGTACGCCTAGGGGAGATGTTCACCCTTCTCCTTTTGGAGTATTCTCTGATCTTTCAAGAGATTCTGGGGATGAGGGTGAGGGCAAACAAGGGATTTCTAAGATCATCACCTTGAAGGCAGAGGCGTGGATGGCGAGGAAGAGCTTATCATGGCCATGGAAAGGCAACGAGCAAGAAGCGTCAGAAGCAAGGACTACACGATTTGTATGGCCTTGGCTAAACAATGACCAAGACAATGAGTTGAATCGCAGTAACAGTTATAATGCATTGAAACCAGAGAATCAGTTTATTGATACTAACCGGACAACCACCAATGAAGCTACTGGATCCTGGTCGTCTTCATTTAATGTCAACAGCACAAGCAGCGTTAGTAGCTTTGGAAGCACCAGCAGTAATGCTGTCAATAAGGTGGACATGGATACTGACAGTCTGGACTACGAAATCTTGTGGGAGGACTTAACAATTGGAGAACATATTGGAGAAG GTTCTTGTGGAACTGTTTATCATGGGCTGTGGTATGGATCG GATGTCGCTGTTAAAGTATTTTCCAAGCAAGAATATTCTGATGAAGTGATATATTCTTTCAAACAGGAG GTTTCCCTTATGAAACGACTTCGACATCCAAATATTCTTCTTTTCATGGGTGCAGTAACTTCACCTGAACGCCTCTGCATTGTCACAGAGTTCCTGCCACG GGGAAGTTTGTTCAGGCTATTACAGAGGAATTCATCCAAATTAGAATGGAGACGACGGGTCCATATGGCTTTAGACATA GCTCGTGGTGTGAACTATCTTCATCATCTTAATCCTCCTATAGTTCATCGCGACTTGAAGTCTTCAAATCTTCTTGTGGACAAGAACTGGACTGTTAAG GTTGGGGACTTTGGTCTGTCACGTCTTAAACATGAAACATATCTAGCAACAAAGACGGGTAAAGGAACG CCTCAGTGGATGGCTCCAGAAGTTCTTCGCAATGAACCTGCAGATGAGAA GTCTGATGTATACAGTTTTGGAGTGATTCTATGGGAGCTTGCCACTGAAAAAATCCCTTGGGATAGCCTCAACTCAATGCAG GTGGTTGGAGCTGTAGGATTCATGAATCAGCGGTTAGATATCCCGAAGAATGTTAATCCACAATGGGCTTCTATAATTGAGAGCTGTTGGCATAG TGAGCCACAGTGCCGACCTTCATTTCAAGAACTAGTGGAGAAACTTAAGGATTTGCAGAGGCAGTATATTATTCAGGCGCAGACAGCACGTAACGCTGGAGGAGATAGCAGCCAGAAGGAACAGTAA